A genomic segment from Gracilimonas sediminicola encodes:
- a CDS encoding LytR/AlgR family response regulator transcription factor — protein MSYFKQLYQPIKVPSTGLFSADHKKYFIGFCAFWLFIAFLEFGQDYISSVIQDSAFRAGESLAYKLFWPLFIPFFVALDYGIAKAGERISGFFYIAVLGVQIMMVTFIHLLIFSVILFGVSILIHDNPMTLLYILFEKLSTRLYIALSVYTALSGLTIFVKRRRIGEEQSQTVQPQTITIKNGRSNLVVDINDIKWISSDGAYLDIFTDNQKHVVLDSLKNIIEDLPDQFKRIHKSTIVNIHRIEELQSRGNGDYDVILDDGNQVRLSRNYADALRGNLL, from the coding sequence ATGAGTTACTTTAAGCAGCTTTATCAACCTATAAAAGTCCCTTCAACGGGGTTATTTTCTGCGGATCATAAAAAGTATTTTATTGGCTTTTGTGCGTTCTGGCTGTTCATTGCTTTTCTGGAATTCGGTCAGGATTACATAAGTTCGGTGATTCAGGACAGTGCCTTCAGAGCAGGAGAGTCATTAGCCTACAAACTCTTTTGGCCGCTATTTATCCCATTTTTTGTAGCACTGGATTATGGCATAGCCAAAGCAGGAGAACGAATATCCGGCTTTTTCTATATCGCTGTGCTGGGTGTTCAAATCATGATGGTAACATTTATACACCTGCTCATTTTTTCCGTCATACTATTCGGGGTTTCCATTCTCATCCACGACAACCCGATGACCCTGCTCTATATCCTCTTTGAAAAATTATCCACCCGATTGTATATAGCACTGTCGGTTTATACGGCTCTTTCGGGGTTGACTATTTTTGTAAAACGAAGACGAATCGGGGAAGAACAATCACAAACAGTTCAGCCCCAAACCATAACCATAAAGAATGGACGAAGTAACCTGGTGGTGGATATAAACGACATCAAGTGGATCAGTTCGGATGGTGCCTATCTCGATATTTTCACCGACAATCAAAAGCACGTGGTACTCGACAGCCTGAAGAATATCATCGAAGACTTGCCTGATCAATTTAAACGAATTCACAAATCCACTATCGTGAACATTCATCGAATAGAGGAATTACAGTCGCGAGGGAACGGGGATTATGATGTGATATTGGATGACGGGAATCAGGTTCGGCTCAGCCGTAATTATGCAGATGCGCTCAGGGGAAATCTGCTGTAG
- a CDS encoding PAS domain S-box protein — MKAYINRDCLWMNVPIRLSELLGESRDKIIGRSVSDYFVEEDREKINQQWLELITHSTNSFSLFTKMIGADKETIDVQLVCFYPGEFEKNGVDIVAYIQDLTKQNRHVRTIENQVKEHTRFIELLSDGYLLVDSEGRIKEVNNAYCRMTGYSRKEVLGMTIFDINPDLTPDDQQQLIDSLKKNQSQSIEVIHRSRQGSNLELQGTLVALERDDGIYIAGIVKNITEHNAIMRELTKQSVFNSKLLESTNDGYILADAKGNILDVNPAYSQMVGYTREELQKMTIRELESNFNDEEIFEIIKEAMETGNVKFKTSHLNSSGNDVILESSLTLIDGVEDEPLVVGFVRDITANMLLMNKIKESEERWEGLVKDNPNAVVLTKGEEIIFVNDAVLKLYGTDKESEIVGHFLLEFIHPDDREKVKSRLRNFNAGGTEPPADLRFMRKNGEVRYLEVHSTQARFHGLTAIQSVLHDVTDRVLYKRSIEKSLKQKEVLLEEVHHRVKNNLAVVSGLMELKVMYTQNEELAKELTDSYQRIHTMARIHETMYQNESLEDLQFHELVEQLVDSVLTAFEAEQVHVSYDLEPVILTVNDAIPCALILNEVVSNSVRHGFKEYETAELSLKIEQHKGQVDLQIMDNGSGIPDHIIENRNDSLGFTLMDMLTDQLSGKLTIKGAEDAGGTVVRLQFPNESA; from the coding sequence ATGAAGGCGTACATTAATCGTGACTGCCTTTGGATGAATGTTCCCATCCGGCTGAGTGAATTATTGGGAGAGAGCAGAGACAAAATTATCGGCCGGTCTGTATCTGATTATTTCGTTGAAGAAGATCGAGAGAAAATAAATCAGCAATGGCTGGAGCTTATCACTCATTCCACTAATTCTTTTTCTCTGTTTACAAAAATGATTGGGGCCGATAAAGAAACCATAGATGTACAATTGGTTTGTTTTTATCCGGGAGAGTTTGAAAAGAATGGGGTTGATATTGTAGCCTACATTCAGGATTTGACCAAGCAAAACCGCCATGTTCGGACTATTGAGAATCAGGTTAAGGAGCATACCCGGTTTATAGAGCTATTATCGGATGGATACTTGCTGGTGGATTCTGAAGGACGAATCAAAGAAGTGAACAACGCTTATTGCAGGATGACGGGCTACAGCCGGAAAGAAGTATTAGGAATGACCATTTTCGATATCAACCCCGATCTTACCCCCGATGATCAGCAGCAACTCATTGATTCTCTGAAAAAGAATCAATCGCAAAGTATTGAAGTAATTCACAGATCACGGCAGGGGAGTAACCTGGAATTGCAAGGAACCCTGGTGGCCCTTGAGCGGGATGATGGAATCTATATCGCAGGCATTGTAAAGAATATAACAGAGCACAATGCCATTATGCGGGAGCTTACTAAGCAAAGTGTGTTTAATTCGAAGCTGCTGGAATCTACAAATGACGGATATATACTTGCTGATGCCAAAGGAAACATATTGGACGTCAATCCGGCATACAGCCAAATGGTGGGATATACCAGGGAAGAGCTGCAAAAGATGACTATTCGGGAACTGGAAAGTAATTTCAATGATGAGGAGATATTTGAGATTATTAAAGAGGCTATGGAAACCGGAAACGTGAAGTTTAAGACCAGTCACTTAAATAGTTCAGGAAATGATGTGATTCTGGAATCGAGCCTGACCCTTATTGACGGCGTGGAAGATGAACCTCTTGTAGTAGGATTTGTGAGAGACATTACAGCCAATATGCTGTTAATGAATAAGATTAAAGAAAGTGAAGAACGTTGGGAAGGACTGGTAAAAGATAATCCAAATGCAGTGGTTCTGACTAAGGGTGAAGAGATTATTTTTGTCAATGACGCCGTACTGAAACTTTATGGTACCGATAAAGAAAGTGAGATAGTGGGGCATTTTCTGCTTGAGTTTATTCATCCGGACGACCGTGAAAAGGTGAAAAGCAGGCTAAGAAATTTTAATGCGGGGGGAACAGAACCGCCCGCTGATCTTCGCTTTATGCGCAAGAACGGTGAGGTTCGGTATCTTGAAGTTCACTCAACACAAGCTCGCTTTCATGGTTTAACAGCTATACAATCGGTACTGCATGATGTCACTGATAGGGTGCTATACAAACGGAGTATCGAGAAGTCGCTTAAGCAAAAAGAAGTGTTGCTTGAAGAGGTTCATCACCGCGTGAAGAACAACCTCGCTGTGGTTTCCGGGCTAATGGAACTGAAAGTGATGTACACCCAGAATGAGGAATTGGCCAAAGAACTGACCGACAGCTATCAGCGTATCCATACGATGGCCCGGATTCATGAAACGATGTATCAGAATGAGTCACTTGAGGATCTTCAATTCCACGAGTTAGTGGAACAACTGGTTGATTCTGTGCTTACGGCATTTGAGGCAGAACAAGTACATGTAAGTTATGATCTTGAGCCCGTCATCCTGACCGTGAATGATGCTATTCCCTGTGCTTTGATTTTGAATGAAGTGGTAAGTAACAGTGTCCGGCATGGCTTTAAGGAGTATGAAACGGCCGAACTTTCACTTAAGATTGAGCAGCATAAAGGACAGGTTGATCTACAGATTATGGATAATGGCTCTGGAATACCTGATCATATTATTGAGAATAGAAATGATTCTCTTGGTTTTACCCTCATGGATATGCTTACCGATCAACTTTCCGGAAAGCTGACCATTAAAGGCGCTGAAGATGCGGGGGGAACGGTTGTCCGGCTTCAGTTCCCTAACGAAAGTGCCTGA
- a CDS encoding lactoylglutathione lyase family protein has protein sequence MENNKYPRSFSHIGITVPDINKAVEFYKEVMGFYVIMPPSEITKEADTAIGQMCIDVFGEDWETFEIAHMSTSDGIGIELFSFPHGVKEAPEFNPFDTGLFHFCVQDPDIEALTDKIVEFGGKQRMPIREYYPGDKPYKMVYVEDPFGIIFEIYTHSYELTYSSGAYQE, from the coding sequence ATGGAAAATAATAAATATCCCAGATCATTCTCACACATTGGCATTACCGTACCTGACATTAATAAAGCGGTAGAATTCTATAAAGAGGTAATGGGATTCTATGTAATTATGCCTCCCTCAGAAATTACTAAGGAGGCCGATACGGCTATTGGCCAAATGTGTATTGATGTTTTTGGAGAGGATTGGGAAACCTTTGAAATTGCCCATATGTCAACCTCCGATGGTATTGGTATTGAATTATTTTCTTTCCCACATGGAGTGAAAGAAGCCCCCGAATTTAATCCATTCGATACCGGGCTTTTTCATTTTTGTGTTCAGGATCCGGATATAGAAGCGTTAACAGACAAAATTGTTGAATTCGGTGGCAAGCAACGGATGCCCATTCGAGAGTACTACCCCGGAGACAAGCCCTATAAAATGGTCTATGTTGAGGACCCATTCGGTATCATTTTCGAGATATACACTCACAGTTATGAACTAACCTATTCATCAGGAGCATATCAGGAGTAA
- a CDS encoding NAD(P)H-binding protein — protein MNKETVLVTGATGNVGREVVAALQAFHPEADIRVAVRSPKELDQKTSDYESVYLDFQDPDSFTKAVAGCTSVFLLRPPAISNTKDTLNRFIGCARKSGVRRIVFLSVAGAADNRWVPHHAVEQELKNGPEDWVILRPGFFAQNLESAYREDIVQDDRLYVPAGNGRVAFVDVRDIGEVAAKVLTSPNKHAGMIYTLTGPESYTFYEVADLLSQYLNRSIIYKPASIPGYMFHLLFTKKLGFMQSIVQTILHVGLRFGQAEKVDPMLGRLLSHTPNNIEHYIRDRTEVWEE, from the coding sequence ATGAATAAAGAGACCGTGTTAGTTACCGGGGCAACAGGGAATGTGGGGAGGGAAGTTGTGGCCGCGCTTCAGGCTTTTCATCCGGAGGCGGATATACGGGTTGCCGTCCGCTCTCCTAAAGAGTTGGATCAGAAAACATCCGATTATGAATCGGTTTACCTGGATTTTCAGGACCCCGATTCTTTTACCAAAGCCGTTGCCGGGTGCACTTCTGTTTTTTTGCTGCGTCCACCGGCCATATCCAACACCAAAGACACCCTGAACCGCTTTATAGGTTGTGCCCGAAAGAGCGGGGTTCGTCGTATTGTATTTTTATCGGTAGCCGGGGCAGCAGATAACCGGTGGGTGCCTCATCATGCTGTGGAACAAGAGCTTAAAAACGGCCCGGAGGATTGGGTAATTTTACGCCCCGGATTTTTTGCCCAGAACCTGGAGTCTGCTTACAGGGAAGATATTGTGCAGGACGACCGGCTCTATGTACCGGCCGGAAACGGCAGGGTGGCCTTTGTAGATGTTCGGGATATAGGTGAAGTGGCTGCTAAGGTATTAACATCACCGAATAAACATGCCGGAATGATATATACCTTAACCGGCCCTGAATCTTACACCTTTTACGAAGTTGCTGATCTGCTGAGCCAATATTTGAACCGATCCATAATCTATAAACCGGCTTCTATACCGGGATATATGTTCCACTTACTGTTCACAAAAAAACTGGGTTTTATGCAGTCTATCGTGCAAACCATTCTGCATGTCGGGTTAAGATTTGGACAGGCTGAAAAGGTGGACCCAATGCTGGGCAGGCTTTTGAGCCATACCCCAAATAACATTGAGCATTATATTCGAGATCGCACCGAAGTTTGGGAAGAATAA
- a CDS encoding NAD(P)-dependent alcohol dehydrogenase, with protein MKAILLKEYGLPHKLEVGEVPKPVPKDEEVLVRIHSASINDWDWGLVRGNPFIIRLLYGLRTPKIRIPGVDISGTIEAAGEEVNSFSIGDEIYCDLSECGFGGFAEYVCVPENMVSKKPGNLRHNEAAALPHAGLLALQGLIHKREMKSGERILINGAGGGVGSLAIQMLKPLQAEVTGVDSGEKLEMMKSLGYDYVIDYKTTDFTETGERYDLILDAKTNRSVFTYARCLKKKGRYVTVGGSMTRLFGIVLVGWILSLFTGKKLSVLALKPNKGLDQLSRLAEKGILKPVIDGPYPFDQIPELIQYFGEGKHKGKVVVKIKDSSM; from the coding sequence ATGAAAGCCATATTATTAAAGGAATACGGATTGCCGCATAAGCTGGAGGTTGGGGAAGTTCCCAAACCGGTTCCGAAGGATGAGGAAGTGCTGGTTCGCATTCACTCGGCTTCCATCAATGACTGGGATTGGGGATTGGTCAGAGGAAATCCGTTTATCATTCGCCTGTTATATGGATTGCGAACTCCCAAAATCCGAATCCCCGGGGTAGATATTTCCGGAACCATCGAAGCGGCAGGGGAAGAAGTGAATTCCTTCAGCATCGGCGATGAGATATACTGCGACCTCTCAGAATGTGGCTTTGGCGGATTTGCCGAATACGTGTGTGTACCGGAGAACATGGTATCAAAAAAGCCCGGGAACCTGAGACATAATGAAGCCGCGGCCCTTCCACACGCCGGACTTCTGGCTCTTCAGGGACTTATCCATAAAAGGGAAATGAAATCTGGTGAAAGGATACTGATCAACGGGGCCGGAGGTGGAGTTGGCAGTCTGGCCATCCAAATGCTAAAGCCATTACAAGCAGAGGTGACCGGGGTGGATAGCGGAGAAAAGCTTGAAATGATGAAGTCGCTGGGATATGATTATGTGATCGATTACAAGACAACAGACTTTACAGAAACCGGTGAACGGTATGACCTTATCCTCGATGCAAAAACAAACCGGTCGGTGTTTACCTATGCCCGATGTCTCAAAAAGAAGGGGAGGTATGTCACCGTTGGAGGTTCGATGACCCGGTTATTTGGAATAGTATTAGTAGGATGGATTCTGTCACTCTTTACCGGGAAAAAGCTTAGTGTTCTTGCCCTGAAACCGAATAAGGGCTTGGATCAGCTGTCAAGACTTGCGGAAAAAGGGATACTCAAACCCGTTATCGACGGACCGTACCCCTTTGATCAGATCCCGGAATTAATTCAGTATTTTGGAGAGGGAAAGCATAAAGGGAAGGTTGTGGTTAAGATAAAAGATAGCAGCATGTAG
- a CDS encoding type II toxin-antitoxin system RelE/ParE family toxin: MEVIFTDRFLTRVEECTDYIALDHVPTAVQWAEGIFEHCEQLRTQPDSGRMIPEFNRPEIKELIHGNYRLVYELKPNRVDMLTIWHTSQVLPKKPY; encoded by the coding sequence ATGGAAGTAATTTTTACCGATCGATTTTTAACAAGGGTTGAAGAGTGTACAGACTATATTGCTTTAGATCATGTCCCTACGGCTGTCCAATGGGCCGAAGGTATTTTTGAGCATTGTGAGCAACTCAGGACACAGCCCGATAGTGGAAGAATGATTCCGGAGTTTAACCGGCCTGAGATAAAGGAACTAATCCATGGTAATTATCGCCTGGTGTACGAGTTAAAACCAAATCGGGTAGACATGCTTACCATTTGGCATACAAGTCAAGTATTACCTAAAAAACCATATTAA
- a CDS encoding type II toxin-antitoxin system Phd/YefM family antitoxin yields MNISLTNDIEPLSEFRKRSADFVKRLKKDKQPIVLTQHGKSAAVLMDVSEYERFTKKMEMLEDLLEAKQQVEQGKTYTMDEAKKRIESHLSKWK; encoded by the coding sequence ATGAATATTTCCCTGACCAATGATATTGAGCCTCTCTCTGAGTTTCGGAAAAGATCTGCTGATTTTGTGAAACGCTTAAAAAAGGATAAACAGCCTATCGTACTTACTCAACATGGGAAAAGTGCTGCGGTTTTAATGGATGTGTCAGAATATGAGCGGTTCACTAAAAAAATGGAAATGCTGGAAGATCTGCTTGAAGCCAAGCAACAGGTGGAACAAGGCAAGACCTATACTATGGATGAAGCAAAAAAAAGGATCGAAAGTCACCTTTCTAAATGGAAGTAA
- a CDS encoding type II toxin-antitoxin system RelE/ParE family toxin: MAFELDDAAEAEFYDIVDYYKQFDHTLSYDFIQEFEDAVQRLIKFPKAGHPYLHQTKRIFLNRFPYAIVYKVYRDKLIMVFAIMHMKRKPDYWEKRLK; the protein is encoded by the coding sequence TTGGCCTTTGAACTTGACGATGCTGCAGAGGCCGAGTTCTACGATATTGTTGATTATTACAAGCAATTTGATCACACACTTTCCTACGATTTTATTCAAGAGTTTGAAGATGCTGTTCAGAGACTAATAAAATTCCCCAAAGCGGGTCATCCCTATCTACATCAGACAAAACGTATTTTCCTTAACCGTTTTCCCTATGCAATTGTGTACAAGGTTTACAGGGATAAATTGATCATGGTTTTTGCCATCATGCATATGAAACGAAAACCGGATTATTGGGAAAAACGCCTTAAATAA